A window of the Patescibacteria group bacterium genome harbors these coding sequences:
- a CDS encoding diadenylate cyclase, whose product MLKTGYQTIKKVFKLPQILNFFGHWLSDREKQEIIKIFKKSDANDQELYLKLKIYSLLKALQKRRRKEFGFLVVFGWEKQWLEDYASFPDASQNLFSEKQVSLIKLSFDKALEIFSKLSYFDGAVLIGRKGNLVASGVYLENMQPKAVAEKMKLKKTIDLSQAFGFAKKVHTRHLAGIACSYKLPKTTVFVVSEESKVLRIFEKGKIVFSSLRQESATED is encoded by the coding sequence ATGTTAAAAACAGGTTATCAGACAATAAAAAAGGTCTTTAAACTGCCCCAAATCTTAAATTTCTTTGGCCATTGGCTTTCGGACAGGGAAAAACAGGAAATAATCAAAATCTTTAAAAAATCTGACGCTAATGACCAAGAGCTTTATTTAAAACTAAAGATTTATTCGCTTCTAAAAGCTCTGCAAAAGCGCCGCCGCAAAGAATTTGGCTTTTTGGTTGTATTTGGCTGGGAAAAGCAATGGCTTGAAGATTATGCCTCTTTCCCCGATGCCAGCCAAAACTTGTTTTCAGAAAAGCAGGTTTCTTTAATTAAGCTTTCTTTTGATAAGGCTTTGGAAATTTTTTCTAAACTGTCTTATTTTGACGGTGCGGTGCTGATTGGCAGAAAGGGCAATCTTGTTGCCAGCGGGGTTTATCTGGAGAATATGCAGCCCAAAGCAGTGGCAGAAAAAATGAAGCTGAAAAAAACCATTGACCTTTCCCAGGCTTTTGGTTTTGCCAAAAAAGTTCACACCCGGCATCTGGCCGGAATTGCTTGTTCTTACAAACTGCCCAAGACCACTGTTTTTGTTGTTTCGGAAGAGAGTAAGGTTTTGAGAATTTTTGAAAAAGGAAAAATTGTTTTTTCTTCTTTAAGGCAGGAATCGGCGACTGAAGATTAG